A window from Podospora bellae-mahoneyi strain CBS 112042 chromosome 1 map unlocalized CBS112042p_1, whole genome shotgun sequence encodes these proteins:
- the RPL44 gene encoding 40s ribosomal protein L44e (BUSCO:EOG09265JX6; COG:J; EggNog:ENOG503P3Z6) — MVNVPKTRKTFCKSKECGKHQLHKVTQYKAGKASAFAQGKRRYDRKQSGYGGQTKPVFHKKAKTTKKIVLRLECSACKAKKQLPLKRCKHFELGGDKKTKGAALVF; from the exons ATGGTGAACGTCCCCAAGACCAGAAAGACCTTCTGCAAGAGCAAGGAGTGCGGCAAGCACCAGCTCCACAAGGTCACCCAGTACAAGGCCGGCAAGGCTTCGGCCTTCGCTCAGGGAAAGCGCCGTTACGACCGCAAGCAGAGCGGTTACGGTGGTCAGACCAAGCCTGTCTTCCACAAGAAGGCGAAGACCACCAAGAAGATCGTTCTCAGACTG GAATGCTCCGCGtgcaaggccaagaagcagctccCTCTCAAGCGCTGCAAGCACTTCGAGCTTGG TGGTGACAAGAAGACCAAGGGTGCTGCCCTCGTCTTCTAA
- a CDS encoding uncharacterized protein (EggNog:ENOG503P4NS; COG:S), with translation MQQPLITPRDDRAAYEYSIQATEDYNYEPRRTEEQVASTWQPPAWRPTDTPNYKPKPLRWPFVSGLMVLLVVAIALIIFADKSLPNSDTSARFLGLHSNASQPVRLARDVLPNNTATMTPVSGMTSMSQSTLSSEEEVRVAVQSSSSPEIVSQATPTLQSSTETQSIPSSGSTSPIFIVTGVTETERLSLSASETMDNNAFRLPDPETSNPSSVPSVTISQDTSVTASGLSSVTAPSSEPVSSSTSATSVSGMSLIPISVSTSYFTRNVTVPVTTILFTSTFTRTRTSSFSSASTFTTTFVTDVTDVAPTTVMSFWSSDGSEGAVPISTGMGTGVKPTTIVSGVTTTVAGVSTATDVVTSVFTSTLTGVVIPSVGQVTITYFQTVMPVPVTEPPKPVKVTGVEVIDGTVIEVIKTQGPVVVVVPTNEVQTRVVEQEIRTGVVRVGGSAVTNVVVITPTPGVAIGQVTNVDGAPRTIQAVVAPVEVGQPVTYTVVDNVGGSLVSQVVVTTPAGPPYQPVSYTVVREQGGSLVTQVVVTIPTGPPGQLITYTAINMEGGTPVTQVVVTTPSVDGPFVPITYLVTTNIGGTPTVVTITPAPTTFVTTIDGTTITRVTTPPVTSFTTTIDGTLTTLTLTTTPTNTSPITLTLATTSRETLSTFTSTIPPTTFLTTISGSLRTITSTPSPTTSLSTRLPTTLTYTSTTTPTPSSPSESLVPQTRVISWSETDIFLGTFLPALLAIAIVIPLRIIDLNAKLYQPFQSLTLPTGGLGANTLLVQYSGVLSFVTPVITLLQAKHPVPFVTTLMVGCGSLMVPFATEAVGLKLHGDCYLNTASKNCGPALGVNRTAGYVLVGLMVVVVVLLGVVMWFTNWGRKGVTGVRANPWNLAGMGSLLGGVRSDLGRGHGKKMRYKRYGMGWYRNRDGREDYGMIVLDEAGQGLQQQQHPTSESESDDMDGGDTVADLKTGVSGSHLPFMTLRIPWRVGLILFQLAVFIFIIYYHAYYRGGIKDNGKLWTFMNANTFGVRFLSAIIGVIVAFCWQSFFLSVSTMTPFQLMALSTQPASRSILFSPNTNPFSGLYSAIRNRHMFLLAVSIAAIMSEFLPVLLSNVPFSLYQTSAAATACAVLSCLFLAVMLAVLGWSFWIRYPPMPADPRSIAGMMYYLSQSPTLLADLEGISSMDGAARRKRIEENGGRYYYGVLPVSVGNGLWESQDRRRLGVEVETGGGSGSSGYEPEDGTTPAFAALDGPAMTETARRGEYHAVDGSGDGGSGELRHDRSFMSQNTAYQGHRIDEQPAMYG, from the exons ATGCAGCAACCCCTTATTACACCAAGAGACGACCGAGCCGCCTATGAGTACAGCATCCAGGCCACGGAAGATTACAACTATGAACCAAGGAGGACAGAGGAGCAGGTCGCGTCGACATGGCAGCCACCAGCATGGAGACCGACTGACACACCTAACTACAAGCCAAAACCACTGCGATGGCCATTCGTCAGCGGTCTTATGGTCCTGCTAGTCGTGGCCATCGCCCTTATCATTTTTGCCGACAAGAGCCTGCCAAACTCAGACACGAGTGCTCGGTTTTTGGGACTACATTCCAATGCCTCGCAACCTGTGCGGCTAGCTCGCGATGTTCTCCCGAACAACACAGCAACCATGACCCCAGTCAGTGGCATGACTTCGATGTCACAGAGCACTCTGAGTTCCGAGGAAGAGGTCAGGGTCGCTGTTCAGAGCAGTTCTTCCCCAGAGATTGTGTCTCAGGCGACACCGACGCTTCAGTCGTCTACCGAAACACAGTCTATACCTTCTTCCGGCTCAACGTCCCCGATCTTCATCGTGACAGGCGTCACAGAGACCGAAAGACTGTCTCTCTCAGCTTCAGAAACGATGGATAACAACGCGTTTAGGTTGCCAGATCCTGAAACAAGCAATCCATCAAGCGTTCCGTCAGTCACGATATCTCAAGACACCTCAGTAACTGCCTCTGGTTTATCGTCTGTTACCGCTCCCTCTTCAGAGCCTGTCAGTTCCAGCACCAGTGCGACCAGCGTGAGCGGCATGTCTTTGATACCGATATCTGTCTCCACATCTTATTTTACACGAAATGTTACAGTTCCTGTCACGACAATTCTCTTCACCTCAACATTCACCAGAACTCGAACGTCTTCGTTCAGCAGTGCTTCTACATTTACCACAACATTTGTGACAGATGTGACCGATGTGGCTCCAACCACGGTCATGTCATTCTGGTCATCAGATGGATCAGAAGGCGCAGTTCCTATTTCCACTGGCATGGGCACTGGCGTGAAGCCTACAACAATCGTTTCAGGGGTGACGACGACCGTTGCAGGTGTTTCCACGGCGACAGATGTTGTGACGTCTGTTTTTACCAGCACGCTTACCGGAGTGGTGATTCCAAGCGTGGGCCAGGTTACCATCACTTACTTCCAGACTGTCATGCCTGTTCCAGTCACGGAGCCACCTAAACCGGTCAAGGTGACGGGGGTGGAAGTCATTGACGGGACAGTCATTGAGGTTATTAAAACTCAGGGGCCTGTTGTGGTCGTTGTCCCCACAAACGAAGTCCAAACTAGGGTGGTTGAGCAGGAGATCAGAACTGGTGTCGTTCGGGTCGGCGGATCTGCCGTGACCAATGTTGTGGTCATCACACCGACCCCTGGCGTCGCCATAGGCCAAGTTACTAATGTCGATGGTGCACCCCGGACCATTCAAGCGGTTGTGGCACCAGTCGAAGTTGGACAGCCGGTAACTTACACAGTCGTTGACAACGTCGGGGGATCGCTTGTTTCGCAAGTTGTCGTTACTACACCGGCTGGGCCGCCTTATCAACCGGTTTCATACACTGTTGTCCGCGAGCAAGGAGGATCTCTTGTGACTCAAGTCGTAGTAACCATACCAACAGGCCCTCCAGGCCAGCTGATAACCTACACCGCCATTAACATGGAAGGAGGAACCCCGGTGACCCAAGTCGTCGTCACCACACCTTCCGTTGACGGCCCTTTCGTGCCCATCACCTACCTCGTCACAACCAACATAGGTGGCACCCCAACCGTCGTCACCATAACCCCCGCTCCAACAACCTttgtcaccaccatcgacggCACAACCATAACCCGCGTGACAACCCCCCCAGTGACGAGcttcaccacaaccatagacggcaccctcaccaccctaaccctaaccaccaccccaaccaacacctcccccatcaccctcaccctcgccacgACCTCTCGCGAGACCCTAAGCACcttcaccagcaccatcccccccaccacctttctcaccaccatctccggcTCCCTGAGGACAataacctccaccccctcccccaccacctccctctcaacccgCCTCCCTACAACCCTGACCTAcacctcaaccacaaccccaaccccctcctccccatccgaaTCCCTCGTCCCCCAAACAAGGGTAATCTCCTGGTCCGAAACCGACATCTTCCTCGgcaccttcctccccgccctcctcgccattgCCATCGTGATTCCCCTCCGCATCATAGACCTAAACGCAAAACTCTACCAACCCTTCCAGTCCCTTACCCTCCCCACTGGCGGTCTGGGTGCTAACACCCTACTGGTCCAATACTCTGGCGTCCTGTCGTTTGTTACGCCAGTCATCACCCTCTTGCAGGCTAAACACCCTGTCCCATTCGTGACAACGCTCATGGTCGGTTGTGGGAGTTTGATGGTCCCTTTTGCGACTGAGGCTGTCGGGCTGAAGCTTCATGGGGATTGTTATCTCAACACTGCGAGTAAGAACTGCGGTCCGGCGCTGGGGGTGAACAGGACGGCGGGGTATGTTCTTGTTGGCCTGATGGTTGTCGTGGTTGTTTTGCtaggggtggtgatgtggttcACGAACTGGGGACGGAAAGGTGTCAcgggggtgagggcgaaTCCGTGGAATTTGGCTGGGATGGGGTCGCTCCTGGGGGGGGTAAGGAGTGATTTGGGACGCGGGCATGGCAAAAAGATGAGGTATAAACGGTATGGAATGGGGTGGTATCGGAAtcgggatgggagggaggattaCGGAATGATAGTGTTGGATGAGGCTGGTCAGGggttgcagcagcagcaacatcctaCCTctgagagtgagagtgacGACATGGATGGGGGTGATACGGTAGCTGATTTGAAAACGGGGGTGTCGGGGAGTCATTTACCTTTTATGACGTTAAGGATACCTTGGAGGGTCGGGCTGATTCTATTCCAACTTGCCGTcttcattttcatcatctATTACCATGCCTACTACCGCGGCGGGATCAAGGACAATGGCAAGCTCTGGACGTTTATGAACGCCAACACCTTTGGGGTGAGGTTCTTGTCGGCGATTATCGGGGTGATAGTAGCGTTTTGTTGGCAGTCCTTCTTTCTGA GCGTGAGCACCATGACCCCCTTCCAACTAATGGCTCTCTCAACCCAACCGGCCTCCCgctccatcctcttctcGCCGAACACGAACCCCTTTTCGGGGCTCTACTCCGCCATCAGAAACAGACACATGTTCCTGCTCGCGGTCTCAATAGCTGCGATCATGTCAGAGTTCTTGCCGGTGCTGCTCTCCAACGTCCCCTTCAGCCTCTACCAAACCTCCGCCGCGGCGACCGCCTGCGCGGTTCTTTCATGTCTCTTCTTGGCAGTGATGCTCGCCGTGCTCGGCTGGTCGTTCTGGATCCGATACCCCCCGATGCCCGCTGACCCGAGGTCCATCGCGGGGATGATGTACTATCTCTCCCAGTCACCCACCCTGCTGGCAGATTTGGAGGGGATATCCTCCATGGACGGGGCCGCAAGGCGCAAACGAATAGAAGAGAACGGTGGGAGATATTACTACGGGGTGCTGCCTGTTTCTGTGGGGAATGGGTTATGGGAGTCTCAGGACAGGAGAAGGCtaggggtggaggtggagacgGGAGGAGGTAGTGGTAGTAGTGGGTACGAGCCTGAGGACGGAACAACCCCGGCTTTTGCTGCGTTGGACGGGCCAGCTATGACGGAAACGGCTCGCCGAGGCGAATACCATGCCGTTGAtggcagtggtgatggtggcagtGGTGAGTTGAGGCATGATCGGAGCTTCATGAGTCAGAACACGGCGTATCAGGGACATCGGATTGATGAACAGCCTGCGATGTATGGTTGA
- a CDS encoding uncharacterized protein (EggNog:ENOG503PE21; COG:S): protein MMATLAMTSFPFQPLTTTYSRPPVCNGIYMPGNIWVMDNDPTCLPPGFDTESTSFFSPGIACPSGYWSACSDSKGVSTITTVTCCPIYRSDVSLSCVPSNAVLSGPWMGHFCTFKAKWTGNVVTVTTSRNGVTATETQTFISPQGINAFGVRMVHQTTDISPLNTQSTSNTDPPITTSSPTSQLGSLETSSSPDTAPIAEPAGSSLSTGAIAAIAVVIPILAILAGVGFFLWWRSRRALAASSLPESSPLGGPASESPGFGAGYPQQSGYTQQTSTYHGAGGPLPPQYGVFSKEMPTAYKAAVEMPGMGNNHVELPATFDNGPQELPTTSRQDRE from the coding sequence ATGATGGCAACCCTTGCCAtgacctccttcccctttcaACCGCTTACAACGACGTACTCGAGACCTCCTGTTTGCAATGGCATATACATGCCCGGAAATATTTGGGTTATGGATAACGACCCTACCTGCCTCCCTCCAGGATTCGACACCGAGTCAacctcctttttctcccccGGCATCGCTTGTCCTAGCGGGTACTGGAGTGCTTGTTCGGATTCCAAGGGCGTCAGTACGATCACCACGGTGACCTGCTGCCCAATATACCGAAGCGACGTCTCTCTGTCTTGTGTTCCTTCTAATGCTGTACTCTCCGGACCTTGGATGGGCCATTTTTGCACGTTCAAAGCGAAATGGACCGGCAACGTTGTCACGGTCACCACATCTAGGAACGGCGTGACCGCCACCGAAACCCAGACATTCATATCTCCGCAAGGCATCAATGCGTTTGGCGTTCGCATGGTACACCAGACGACCGACATATCGCCCTTAAACACGCAATCAACCTCAAACACAGACCCTCCAATAACGACTTCCTCGCCCACAAGTCAATTGGGATCGTTGGAGACATCTTCAAGCCCGGACACCGCGCCAATAGCTGAACCAGCAGGTTCAAGCCTCAGTACCGGAGCTATTGCCGCAATCGCGGTGGTCATACCGATACTCGCCATTCTTGCTGGTGTTGGATTTTTCTTATGGTGGAGGAGTCGAAGGGCGCTGGCTGCCTCCTCGTTGCCGGAATCTTCGCCATTGGGAGGCCCGGCGTCAGAATCACCTGGATTTGGAGCGGGCTATCCGCAACAGAGCGGTTATACGCAACAAACAAGCACTTATCATGGAGCCGGTGGTCCACTGCCGCCCCAATATGGAGTGTTTTCAAAGGAGATGCCAACTGCATAcaaggctgctgttgagatgCCGGGTATGGGCAATAATCACGTGGAACTTCCCGCTACCTTTGATAATGGCCCACAAGAATTACCGACAACGTCAAGGCAGGACAGAGAATAG
- a CDS encoding uncharacterized protein (EggNog:ENOG503Q1BC; COG:K), giving the protein MPGAPGQTKVADSGCHPIYTTPPLTPSPMNDGQEGLNTSGTPSVFSLSPGVSQGDGFSSTAPAFPTSGVTQSGISYDGHHCDNWPSALSDTFNGLDNAPGTFDGLDNAPVALYQNHGPLNWSTSELSHVFNIRIELDQEQRSSYPAAPPFGLPPHASLTSVVYPTAQHSSDNPPSFFSDSSNTADPVKRRNTFDASYLHAQNESAYSSTGPVGQPQLNLNSVPPPAPYCLRHQHGLVPNAQQSNHGLTIDHNYDNIGAPIPETRPSPAAVITTPAAHSTSLTRRQDFTLVVPPKRRRGRPPKHDVNFPPGQPLTPSSTSAPNSILSPATISTTAGSLAFSSSYPGKQTSTGVSHPTETGDDGTKQQQEQQPKKRPRGSVSGASDNNNSTAEGNNLRSRNRQAAIRYRVKTQAAAAQLEAEEQEISNRRKSLLTSVGQLREEVYNLKNEVLKHADCDCPLIQAYLAHAARQVYSGLRRGPPPTTGRIMEVQYTWDDNNNDADGNDDADGNDDADGNDDADDNDDADGNDDADDDVADNWKQ; this is encoded by the coding sequence ATGCCCGGAGCACCCGGCCAGACCAAAGTGGCGGATTCAGGCTGCCACCCAATATATACCACACCTCCATTGACCCCAAGTCCAATGAACGACGGCCAAGAGGGCCTCAATACGTCGGGGACTCCCTCAGTCTTTTCCTTATCCCCCGGCGTTTCTCAGGGCGACGGCTTCTCATCCACAGCACCCGCCTTTCCCACGAGCGGAGTCACTCAAAGTGGCATAAGCTATGATGGACACCACTGCGATAACTGGCCATCCGCCCTTAGCGACACCTTCAATGGATTGGATAACGCTCCCGGCACCTTCGATGGGCTGGATAACGCTCCCGTCGCGCTCTACCAGAACCACGGACCGCTAAATTGGTCAACATCTGAACTCTCCCATGTCTTTAACATAAGGATAGAGTTAGACCAGGAACAGCGCTCTTCTTACCCAGCTGCGCCGCCTTTTGGGCTTCCACCGCATGCCTCTCTAACCAGCGTTGTTTACCCAACAGCACAGCATTCCTCCGATAACCCGCCGAGCTTTTTTTCTGATTCTTCCAATACCGCCGACCCTGTAAAACGCCGAAATACGTTTGACGCTTCTTACCTTCACGCCCAAAATGAGTCGGCATACTCTTCGACTGGACCCGTCGGTCAACCTCAATTGAATCTGAACTCAGTCCCCCCGCCGGCACCTTACTGTCTTCGACATCAACACGGATTGGTACCCAACGCACAGCAGTCCAACCACGGGCTCACAATCGATCATAACTACGACAACATAGGAGCCCCAATACCGGAGACGCgcccatcaccagcagcagtaaTAACAACACCCGCCGCCCACTCCACTAGCTTGACTCGCAGACAGGATTTTACACTCGTTGTGCCCCCGAAACGCCGGCGAGGCCGCCCACCTAAACACGACGTGAACTTTCCCCCAGGCCAGCCCTTAACCCCAAGCTCCACCAGTGCTCCCAACAGCATCCTCTCCCCGGCCACAATATCCACAACCGCTGGAAGCCTAGCATTCTCATCTTCCTACCCCGGCAAACAAACATCAACTGGCGTCTCCCACCCCACCGAAACTGGCGACGATGgtacaaaacaacaacaagaacaacaacccaaaaAACGACCACGAGGCTCCGTCTCTGGAGCcagcgacaacaacaacagcaccgcCGAAGGGAACAACCTCCGCTCCCGCAACCGACAAGCCGCGATCCGGTACAGAGTCAAGACccaggccgccgccgcccagctAGAGgcagaagagcaagagattAGCAATCGGAGAAAGAGCTTGTTGACCAGCGTGGGACaattgagggaggaggtgtatAACTTGAAGAATGAGGTGTTAAAGCACGCGGATTGTGACTGTCCGTTGATCCAGGCTTATTTGGCTCATGCGGCGCGGCAGGTTTATtctgggttgaggaggggcccaccaccgacgacggGAAGGATAATGGAGGTTCAGTACACTTGGGACGATAATAACAACGACGCCGACGGCAATGATGACGCCGACGGTAATGACGACGCCGACGGTAatgacgacgccgacgataatgacgacgccgacggcaatgacgacgccgacgaTGACGTCGCCGATAACTGGAAACAGTGA
- a CDS encoding uncharacterized protein (EggNog:ENOG503NX9B; COG:O; CAZy:CBM18; CAZy:CE4) has product MINVPVTLLSLSAVATAAALADANSQSTSPNPSPRQHARDTLQKRANCGAGIGNCPSGQCCSQYGWCGVTSEHCGTGCQSGFGTCTGGGGGNNEETLSTPRPKFGSIPYGVTITNCNAAGTIALTFDDGPFLYTNQLLDLLAQQQVKATFFTNGLNWGDATQAPYPDVLRRIVNDGHQLGSHTYNHPDLNTLTTAARRSNMAQNEKIFKDALGGYFPTYMRPPFGSCTGQCLTDLGDLGYHVINWNIDTLDYQGNIPNSQNIFNSAVSTNAAANKYIALAHDVHQATVQQLTLGLIQTAKNRGYRLVTVGECLGDAPVNWYRDATTGNARTGGGGGNGGNPNPGPITSTNGLCGSTNGNMNCLNSGFGNCCSQWGYCGSTAEYCGANCQRAFGSCN; this is encoded by the exons ATGATCAACGTACCAGTGACCCTCCTCTCGCTGTCGGCGGTAGCCACGGCTGCTGCTTTGGCCGATGCCAACTCCCAGTCTACCAGCCCTAACCCAAGCCCACGACAACATGCCAGAGATACACTCCAGAAGCGTGCCAACTGCGGTGCTGGCATTGGAAACTGCCCTTCTGGTCAATGCTGCTCTCAATACGGCTGGTGTGGCGTCACCTCTGAACATTGCGGAACTGGTTGCCAAAGCGGCTTTGGAACCTGTacaggtggtggaggtggaaacAATGAAGAAACTCTGTCGACTCCTCGGCCAAAATTTGGAAGCATCCCCTATG gcgtcaccatcaccaactgcAACGCCGCGGGCACCATCGCCCTCACGTTCGACGATGGCCCCTTCCTCTACACCAATcagctccttgacctcctcgcccagcagcaagtcaaggccaccttcttcaccaacggCCTCAACTGGGGAGACGCAACCCAAGCACCATACCCCGATGTCCTGCGCCGCATTGTAAACGACGGCCACCAGCTCGGCTCCCACACCTACAACCACCCAgacctcaacaccctcaccaccgccgcccgcAGAAGCAACATGGCGCAAAACGAAAAGATCTTCAAGGACGCCCTCGGCGGGTACTTCCCCACCTACATGCGCCCTCCTTTCGGCAGCTGCACCGGCCAGTGCCTCACCGATCTGGGCGACCTCGGCTATCACGTCATCAACTGGAACATCGACACCCTCGACTACCAAGGCAACATCCCCAACAGCCAaaacatcttcaacagcgCCGTCAGCACCAACGCCGCGGCCAACAAGTACATCGCCCTCGCCCACGACGTCCACCAGGCGACTGTTCAGCAGCTCACCCTGGGTTTGATCCAGACCGCCAAGAACAGGGGCTACCGTCTGGTGACTGTCGGCGAGTGCCTTGGTGATGCTCCTGTCAACTGGTATCGTGATGCCACGACTGGCAATGCTCgcaccggcggcggtggtggcaacGGCGGCAATCCCAACCCCGGCCCCATCACCTCGACTAATGGTCTCTGCGGCAGCACAAACGGCAATATGAACTGCCTCAACTCTGGGTTCGGTAACTGCTGCTCTCAATGGGGCTACTGCGGCTCTACCGCTGAGTACTGCGGTGCTAACTGCCAGCGGGCCTTTGGAAGTTGCAATTAG
- a CDS encoding uncharacterized protein (EggNog:ENOG503NTVZ; COG:E), with product MAHLAARANVSPDSGFPVTLHPHFNPKIKDHVPPEPPHKERTPAPDRGLFANPDKKSLLSIPGIKVVPLTESIGTVLENVQLSALTPQQLDELALLVNERGVVFFRSQDLTTEGQVKLFEHYGELDRHPSQKDTRHHVIRGSTIDHREILAYTPWPSGDFHADTSFEINPPSYSMLRMEEHPPVGGDTAWVSSYGLYDTLSDAMKNFLSGLHAVHTSRLQYDTILDLWQVPPNRAPIDTHHPAVRTHPVTGLRALNVNPGFVTGFAELKKYEGDKILDFLNYHIHSADDHYVRFKWEVGSVALWDNRAVIHRVIPGSYETPRRGIRTTVFGEKPYFDPKSEGRLERQKRLKAERENEDKANGVNGTNGNGVSH from the exons ATGGCCCACCTTGCTGCACGCGCCAATGTTTCCCCGGACTCGGGATTTCCAGtcaccctccacccacacttcaaccccaagatcAAAGATCATGTCCCTCCAGAGCCACCACACAAAGAGCGAACCCCAGCGCCCGACAGAGGTCTCTTTGCCAACCCCGACAAGAAATCGTTGCTCTCGATCCCTGGTATCAAAGTGGTTCCCTTGACTGAATCGATTGGAACCGTCTTGGAGAATGTCCAGCTCTCCGCCTTGACACCACAAcagcttgatgagcttgctCTGCTGGTCAACGAACGCGGTGTGGTCTTCTTCCGCTCTCAAGATCTGACCACTGAAGGTCAGGTCAAACTCTTTGAACACTATGGAGAGCTCGACCGTCACCCGTCTCAGAAAGACACGCGCCATCATGTCATCAGAGGCAGCACCATAGATCACAGGGAGATATTGGCCTACACCCCTTGGCCAAGCGGCGATTTCCATGCCGACACCTCTTTCGAGATCAACCCGCCATCTTACTCGATGCTCAGAATGGAAGAGCACCCgcctgttggtggtgacacGGCGTGGGTATCGTCTTATGGTCTGTACGATACTCTATCAGATGCCATGAA AAACTTTTTGTCCGGTCTTCACGCCGTTCACACCTCTCGTCTTCAGTacgacaccatcctcgaccttTGGCAAGTGCCTCCCAACCGTGCCCCAATcgacacccaccaccccgctGTTCGGACTCATCCAGTCACTGGCCTCCGGGCACTGAACGTCAACCCGGGCTTTGTCACGGGCTTCGCCGAGTTGAAGAAATATGAAGGCGATAAGATTTTGGACTTCTTGAACTATCACATCCATTCTGCGGATGACCATTATGTACGATTCaagtgggaggtggggagtGTTGCGTTGTGGGACAACCGAGCCGTGATTCATCGCGTAATTCCCGGATCGTACGAGACCCCTAGGAGAGGCATTAGAACGACCGTTTTTGGGGAAAAGC CATACTTCGATCCGAAGAGCGAGGGAAGGTTGGAGAGACAAAAGAGGCTAAAAgctgagagagagaacgAAGATAAAGCCAATGGTGTCAATGGAACCAACGGCAATGGGGTCAGCCACTGA
- a CDS encoding uncharacterized protein (EggNog:ENOG503P7JA) — MPQMGCGEPWDNGCLCDRENNEERITRGKAFMTECIASRCGTSQDGILTEALRAWGDYCGSAGLSLVAITEGATVDSSVTTISIAVGPSQTDIQTGEPETGQISTGAIVGIVVGGVATVAAVAIAAALIMYRKRQNKANTDRYGAVENLSPPQNDNNQVGGPRIMHEKPAEPEVAEVAGARHELWNRDVHRRTLELPA; from the exons ATGCCACAAATGGGGTGTGGGGAACCTTGGGACAATGGGTGTTTGTGTGATAGGGAGAACAACGAAGAGAGAATAACAAGGGGGAAAGCTTTCATGACCGAGTGTATAGCTAGCCGGTGCGGGACAAGCCAAGATGGAATCTTGACTGAGGCATTGAGGGCATGGGGGGATTATTGTGGGAGTGCTGGGTTGTCGTTGGTGGCCATCACGGAGGGAGCCACCGTCGATTCATCAGTGACAACCATAAGCATCGCTGTAGGACCCTCCCAGACAGACATCCAAACCGGAGAACCTGAAACAG GCCAAATCTCTACTGGAGCGATTGTTGGAATAGTTGTGGGGGGTGTTGCAACTGTCGCTGCTGTTGCGATCGCTGCGGCGCTGATCATGTACAGAAAACGGCAGAACAAGGCAAACACGGACAGATACGGCGCGGTAGAAAACCTGTCACCTCCGCAGAATGACAACAATCAAGTTGGAGGGCCGAGAATAATGCACGAAAAACCGGCCGAGCCAGAGGTTGCAGAGGTCGCGGGCGCAAGACATGAACTATGGAATCGAGATGTGCACCGGCGCACCTTGGAGCTACCGGCATAA